The following proteins are co-located in the Elusimicrobiota bacterium genome:
- a CDS encoding sulfite exporter TauE/SafE family protein: protein MRTLCAEAFALGLSTGPYCLSACAPLLFPYLLGGGQEGWKRQLAALAEFLGGRLAAYLLFGAAAGALGAAALQRLPAALVGGAILASGLLLLAVFAVETFPQASLCAWALRRPVLRRAPFLLGFAVGINLCPPFVAGFLRAAGSGGAGSGALYFLSFFAGTSLFLLPFVAAVPMSAVERLRAVGRLACGLSGLWLCGQGLFVLLKSYNLFR from the coding sequence ATGAGGACCCTCTGCGCCGAGGCCTTCGCGCTCGGCCTCTCCACCGGTCCCTACTGCCTCAGCGCCTGCGCCCCGCTCCTCTTCCCCTATCTGCTGGGAGGGGGCCAGGAGGGGTGGAAGCGGCAGCTCGCCGCGCTCGCCGAGTTCCTCGGCGGCCGCCTCGCGGCCTATCTCCTCTTCGGAGCGGCGGCGGGAGCGCTGGGCGCGGCCGCGCTCCAGCGCCTGCCCGCGGCACTCGTCGGAGGCGCGATCCTGGCCTCGGGCCTGCTGCTCCTCGCCGTCTTCGCCGTGGAGACCTTCCCGCAGGCCTCTCTCTGCGCCTGGGCGCTGCGCCGGCCGGTCCTTCGCCGCGCGCCCTTCCTGCTCGGCTTCGCGGTCGGCATCAACCTCTGTCCGCCCTTCGTCGCCGGCTTCCTGCGCGCCGCCGGGAGCGGAGGGGCCGGGAGCGGGGCGCTCTACTTCCTCTCCTTCTTCGCGGGGACGAGCCTTTTCCTCCTTCCCTTCGTCGCCGCGGTGCCGATGTCGGCGGTCGAGCGCCTGCGCGCCGTCGGACGCCTCGCCTGCGGGCTGAGCGGTCTTTGGCTCTGCGGACAAGGACTGTTCGTCCTCCTCAAATCCTATAATCTCTTCCGTTAG
- the gpmI gene encoding 2,3-bisphosphoglycerate-independent phosphoglycerate mutase: MAEFKLKRLKGYVEYPGPLVFVIMDGMGLGKPDAANALHVAHLPTLNALLKEPLFTKLQAHGKAVGLPSDEDMGNSEVGHNALGCGRVFAQGAKLVNEAIATGHIFAGKAWSEVLAKAKAGGTAHFIGMVSDGNVHSHIEQLYALLERCAKDGVRRVRVHALLDGRDVGERSALDYLGPLEGRLKDLSKDGRDYRIASGGGRMVTTMDRYNANWSVVERGWKAHVLGEGRAFASASEAVKACYAEDPKITDQYMDSFVVAEGGKPVGAIQDGDAVVFFNFRGDRAIEISRAFEEPGFKEFERQRVPKVFFAGMMQYDGDAGIPRSYLVEPPAIDRTLGQYLCGMGVRSLATSETQKFGHVTYFWNGNNSGYIDEGLEKYVEVTSDRIQFDLKPWMKAAEISEVVEEAVRAGDRKFLRMNYANGDMVGHTGAEAAVRVAVESVDLQLSRLTSAVAAKKGVLVVTADHGNADVMFTEKNGKRTPMVAHTLNPVPFIVKDYSGANAWKLAPVKTAGLSNVAATLCVLLGFEPPEGYDPTLLSL; this comes from the coding sequence ATGGCGGAGTTCAAGCTCAAGCGTTTGAAGGGCTATGTCGAGTACCCCGGTCCGCTCGTCTTCGTCATCATGGACGGCATGGGACTCGGGAAGCCGGACGCCGCCAACGCCCTGCACGTCGCCCATCTCCCGACGCTGAACGCGCTCCTGAAGGAGCCGCTCTTCACGAAGCTCCAGGCCCACGGCAAGGCCGTCGGCCTGCCCAGCGACGAGGACATGGGCAACTCCGAGGTCGGGCACAACGCGCTCGGCTGCGGCCGCGTCTTCGCCCAGGGCGCGAAGCTCGTCAACGAGGCCATCGCGACCGGGCACATCTTCGCGGGCAAGGCCTGGAGCGAGGTCCTGGCGAAGGCGAAGGCGGGCGGGACCGCCCACTTCATCGGCATGGTCTCCGACGGCAACGTGCACAGCCACATCGAGCAGCTCTACGCCCTGCTCGAACGCTGCGCCAAAGACGGGGTCCGCCGCGTCCGCGTGCACGCCCTGCTCGACGGCCGCGACGTCGGAGAGAGATCCGCGCTCGACTACCTCGGCCCGCTCGAAGGTCGGCTCAAGGACCTCTCGAAGGACGGCCGCGACTACCGCATCGCCTCCGGCGGCGGGCGCATGGTCACGACGATGGACCGCTACAACGCCAACTGGAGCGTCGTCGAGCGCGGCTGGAAGGCGCACGTCCTCGGCGAGGGCCGGGCGTTCGCGTCGGCCTCCGAGGCCGTGAAGGCCTGCTACGCCGAGGACCCGAAGATCACCGACCAGTACATGGACAGCTTCGTCGTGGCGGAGGGCGGGAAGCCCGTGGGAGCGATCCAGGACGGCGACGCCGTGGTCTTCTTCAACTTCCGCGGCGACCGGGCCATCGAGATCTCGCGGGCCTTCGAGGAACCCGGCTTCAAGGAGTTCGAGCGCCAGCGCGTCCCCAAGGTCTTCTTCGCGGGCATGATGCAGTACGACGGCGACGCGGGGATCCCGAGGAGCTATCTCGTCGAGCCGCCGGCCATCGACCGCACGCTCGGGCAGTACCTCTGCGGCATGGGCGTGCGCTCGCTCGCGACCTCCGAGACGCAGAAGTTCGGCCACGTCACCTATTTCTGGAACGGCAACAACTCCGGATACATCGACGAGGGCCTCGAGAAGTACGTCGAGGTGACCTCCGACCGCATCCAGTTCGACCTCAAGCCCTGGATGAAGGCCGCCGAGATCAGCGAGGTCGTCGAGGAGGCCGTGCGCGCGGGCGACCGCAAGTTCCTCCGCATGAACTACGCCAACGGCGACATGGTCGGTCACACCGGGGCCGAGGCCGCCGTGCGCGTCGCCGTGGAGTCCGTGGACCTGCAGCTTTCGCGGCTCACCTCCGCCGTCGCCGCGAAGAAGGGCGTGCTCGTCGTCACCGCCGACCACGGGAACGCCGACGTCATGTTCACCGAGAAGAACGGGAAGCGTACGCCGATGGTGGCGCACACGCTCAATCCGGTCCCCTTCATCGTGAAGGACTACTCGGGCGCCAACGCCTGGAAGCTCGCCCCCGTGAAGACGGCCGGGCTGAGCAACGTCGCCGCGACCCTCTGCGTCCTGCTCGGGTTCGAGCCGCCCGAGGGCTACGACCCGACGCTGCTTTCTCTCTAG
- a CDS encoding nucleoside transporter C-terminal domain-containing protein, protein MNSYQLMSVFGTAVILGVAWLLSKNKGAVNWRTVLWGTALQFIFALLILKTPPGRWVFDAMNLVVLKLLSFQEEGAKFVFGSLALPPGREGSLGFYFAFQVLTTIVFLSSLMSVLYYLGVMQKVVLFFGRIMQYTCKTSGAETLCASANIFVGQTEAPLLVRPYIEEMTESELFCVMVGGMATIAAGVMVAYVSMLQPYFPDVAGHLLAASVMSAPAAIVIAKLMLPETGQPKTLGTLKLEYRDTSANVIEAAAGGASTGMQLALNVGAMLVAFMSLLAMVNWGLHRGCALFGHPEIGLEMLMGWLLSPVAWIMGVPWKDCPIIGTLMGEKTILNEFVAYLHMSQYAAAHVADQIAYRSYVIGVYALCGFSNILSIAIQIGGIGALAPGRRPDLARLGVKALIAGSLACFLTASIVGILVP, encoded by the coding sequence ATGAACTCGTACCAGCTGATGAGCGTCTTCGGGACCGCGGTCATCCTCGGCGTCGCCTGGCTGCTGAGCAAGAACAAGGGCGCCGTGAACTGGCGCACCGTGCTCTGGGGCACCGCCCTGCAGTTCATCTTCGCGCTCCTCATCCTCAAGACCCCTCCCGGCCGCTGGGTCTTCGACGCCATGAACCTCGTCGTGCTCAAGCTCCTGAGCTTCCAGGAGGAGGGCGCGAAGTTCGTGTTCGGCAGCCTCGCGCTGCCGCCCGGCCGCGAGGGCTCGCTGGGCTTCTACTTCGCCTTCCAGGTGCTCACCACCATCGTCTTCCTCTCCTCCCTGATGTCGGTGCTCTACTACCTGGGCGTCATGCAGAAGGTCGTCCTCTTCTTCGGGCGCATCATGCAGTACACCTGCAAGACCTCCGGCGCGGAGACCCTCTGCGCCTCCGCGAACATCTTCGTCGGGCAGACCGAGGCCCCGCTCCTCGTGCGGCCCTACATCGAGGAGATGACCGAATCCGAGCTCTTCTGCGTCATGGTCGGCGGGATGGCGACCATCGCCGCGGGCGTCATGGTGGCCTACGTCAGCATGCTCCAGCCCTACTTCCCCGACGTGGCCGGGCACCTGCTCGCCGCGAGCGTCATGTCGGCCCCGGCAGCGATCGTCATCGCGAAGCTCATGCTCCCGGAGACCGGCCAGCCCAAGACGCTCGGCACGCTCAAGCTCGAGTACCGCGACACGAGCGCGAACGTCATCGAGGCCGCCGCCGGCGGCGCGAGCACGGGCATGCAGCTCGCGCTCAACGTCGGCGCGATGCTCGTGGCCTTCATGTCGCTTTTGGCGATGGTCAACTGGGGCCTCCACCGCGGCTGCGCCCTCTTCGGCCATCCCGAGATCGGGCTCGAGATGCTCATGGGCTGGCTCCTCTCGCCCGTCGCCTGGATCATGGGCGTGCCGTGGAAGGACTGCCCGATCATCGGCACCCTCATGGGCGAGAAGACCATCCTCAACGAATTCGTCGCCTACCTGCACATGTCGCAGTACGCGGCGGCGCACGTCGCCGACCAGATCGCCTACCGCTCCTACGTCATCGGCGTCTACGCGCTCTGCGGCTTCTCGAACATCCTCTCGATCGCCATCCAGATCGGCGGCATCGGCGCGCTCGCGCCGGGGCGCCGGCCGGACCTGGCGCGCCTCGGCGTGAAGGCGCTCATCGCCGGCTCGCTCGCCTGCTTCCTGACGGCGAGCATCGTCGGCATCCTCGTTCCGTAG
- a CDS encoding VOC family protein — MPFVFAHNNFNVLDLKKSMAFYEEALGLKETRRIDAPDGSFIIVYLGDGVSKHSLELTWLRERKEKYDLGDNEFHLAFRAEDYAAAHALHEGMGCICFENPRMGIYFIEDPDGYWLEVLPAKR, encoded by the coding sequence ATGCCCTTCGTCTTCGCGCACAACAACTTCAACGTGCTGGACCTGAAGAAGAGCATGGCCTTCTACGAGGAGGCGCTCGGTCTCAAGGAAACCCGGCGCATCGACGCCCCGGACGGCAGCTTCATCATCGTCTACCTGGGCGACGGGGTCTCGAAGCACTCCCTCGAGCTGACCTGGCTGCGCGAGCGCAAGGAGAAGTACGACTTAGGCGACAACGAGTTCCATCTCGCCTTCCGCGCGGAGGACTACGCGGCCGCCCACGCCCTGCACGAGGGGATGGGCTGCATCTGCTTCGAGAACCCGAGGATGGGCATCTACTTCATCGAGGACCCCGACGGCTACTGGCTCGAGGTCCTTCCCGCCAAGCGCTAG
- a CDS encoding RNA methyltransferase: protein MKPSSLRVVLVGPENPLNVGFVARAMRCFGVADLTVAASDWGGMPVEAYKTGGCVPEILDGARFVPTLEEALRGCEGAVAFSRRPSTLRRSEFTLPAVPAPLRRTRGTLALVFGRESAGLSREESALCPWLARIPCHKNLSLNLGQAVAVALFGMNAPEGGVSRPPRAGVSLDRMLSLWDFVAPRMSGARFTAERLQRTRQMFYRLSLDDDDFDMLFSVLRAVAGAQPSRRIRE, encoded by the coding sequence GTGAAGCCGTCCTCCCTGCGCGTCGTCCTGGTCGGGCCCGAGAACCCGCTCAATGTGGGCTTCGTGGCCCGCGCGATGCGCTGCTTCGGGGTCGCCGACCTGACGGTGGCCGCCTCGGACTGGGGGGGGATGCCGGTCGAGGCCTATAAAACCGGCGGCTGCGTGCCGGAGATCCTCGACGGCGCGCGCTTCGTTCCGACCCTGGAGGAGGCCCTGCGCGGCTGCGAGGGTGCGGTCGCCTTCAGCCGCCGGCCCAGCACGCTGCGCCGCTCGGAGTTCACGCTGCCCGCCGTCCCCGCGCCTCTGCGCCGTACGCGCGGAACGCTCGCCCTCGTCTTCGGCCGCGAGTCCGCCGGCCTCTCGCGCGAGGAGTCCGCGCTCTGCCCCTGGCTCGCCCGCATCCCCTGCCACAAGAACCTCAGTCTCAACCTCGGGCAGGCCGTCGCCGTCGCCCTCTTCGGGATGAACGCGCCGGAAGGCGGAGTGTCGCGGCCTCCGCGCGCGGGCGTCTCGCTCGACCGGATGCTCTCCCTCTGGGACTTCGTCGCGCCGCGCATGAGCGGCGCCCGCTTCACGGCGGAGCGGCTGCAGCGCACGCGCCAGATGTTCTACCGCCTGAGCCTCGACGACGACGACTTCGACATGCTCTTCTCGGTGCTGCGCGCCGTTGCCGGCGCGCAGCCTTCGCGTCGGATCCGGGAATAA
- the cydB gene encoding cytochrome d ubiquinol oxidase subunit II yields MDLNTVWFALVVVLLAGYALLDGFDLGVGTLHLLARGDEERRTLMNAIGPVWDGNEVWLLTGGGALFAAFPNVYATVFSGFYTALMLVLLALILRAMSLEFRGKLPGAGWRAGWDAAFSISSALAALLLGVALGNILRGVPIGPDGEFAGSFLGLLNPWSLLMGLTTVALFALHGALYLGLKVEGTLLERVRAWAKTAYAAFGVLYALTLGSGLFVVPRFSEALRARPLLLAAPVGAILAVLFVRRSLAAGREGRAFVSSCAAIALTAAFFGGSLYPALVPSNPLPENGLTIYNACSSPKTLKIMLVIALTGMPLVIAYQTLVYRVFKGPVRLGPTSY; encoded by the coding sequence ATGGACCTCAACACCGTCTGGTTCGCCCTCGTCGTCGTCCTGCTCGCCGGCTACGCCCTCCTCGACGGCTTCGACCTCGGCGTGGGGACGCTGCACCTCCTCGCGCGCGGCGACGAGGAGCGGCGCACGCTCATGAACGCGATCGGACCCGTCTGGGACGGCAACGAGGTCTGGCTGCTCACCGGCGGGGGAGCCCTCTTCGCCGCCTTCCCGAACGTGTACGCGACGGTCTTCTCGGGCTTCTACACCGCGCTGATGCTCGTCCTGCTCGCGCTCATCCTGCGCGCGATGTCGCTCGAGTTCCGCGGCAAGCTCCCCGGCGCCGGCTGGCGCGCCGGCTGGGACGCCGCCTTCTCCATCTCCTCGGCGCTCGCCGCCCTCCTGCTGGGCGTCGCGCTCGGGAACATCCTGCGCGGAGTGCCCATCGGACCCGACGGAGAGTTCGCGGGGAGCTTCCTCGGCCTCCTGAACCCCTGGTCGCTGCTCATGGGCCTGACGACCGTCGCCCTCTTCGCCCTGCACGGGGCGCTCTACCTCGGCCTCAAGGTCGAGGGGACACTCCTCGAGCGGGTCCGGGCCTGGGCGAAGACGGCCTACGCCGCATTCGGCGTGCTCTACGCGCTGACGCTGGGCTCGGGGCTCTTCGTGGTCCCGCGGTTCTCCGAGGCGCTGCGCGCGCGTCCGCTCCTGCTGGCCGCGCCGGTCGGCGCCATCCTCGCCGTGCTCTTCGTCCGGCGCTCGCTCGCGGCCGGACGCGAGGGCCGCGCGTTCGTCTCCTCGTGCGCCGCCATCGCCCTGACCGCGGCCTTCTTCGGCGGGTCCCTCTACCCGGCGCTCGTGCCCTCGAACCCCCTTCCGGAGAACGGGCTCACGATCTACAACGCCTGCTCCTCGCCGAAGACGCTCAAGATCATGCTCGTCATCGCGCTGACGGGCATGCCGCTGGTGATCGCCTACCAGACGCTGGTCTATCGGGTCTTCAAGGGCCCCGTCCGCCTCGGCCCGACGAGCTACTGA
- a CDS encoding cytochrome ubiquinol oxidase subunit I, translated as MNVELLARAQFALTVMFHYIYPPMSIGLGLLLVLMEGAHLRTGDPLYRRMSEFWTRVFALTFAAGVATGIVMEFEFGTNWASYSRFVGDVFGSPLAAEGVFSFFLESTFLGVVLFGRERVSPRFYFLSICLVAFGAHLSALWIIVANSWQQTPAGFQVVGEGLKARAEITSFAQMVFNPSSVARYTHAVGGAWLAGAFMPVSLGAYYLLGRRHEDFAKASLKLGLAFALFAGLFQLGSGHGSAVGVTKNQPAKLAAFEGLYETRTWAPLYAFGWVDEKNERVLGLPLPGMLSALVHFDPRKGVTGLREFPAELRPPVQAVFQSYHLMVGLGMLMLALAAAGVFFWRRGTLWTHRPLLMALVPAFLLPQLANQAGWVSAEVGRQPWIVYGLLKTSDGLSKVVSGGQILFSLLMFAVLYSLMFALFLRVLWEKIQHGPEGA; from the coding sequence ATGAACGTCGAACTCCTCGCGCGCGCGCAGTTCGCGCTCACGGTGATGTTCCACTACATCTACCCTCCCATGAGCATCGGCCTGGGCCTCCTGCTCGTCCTCATGGAAGGGGCTCACCTGCGCACCGGCGACCCCCTCTACCGGCGCATGTCCGAGTTCTGGACGCGGGTCTTCGCCCTGACCTTCGCCGCCGGCGTCGCCACCGGCATCGTGATGGAGTTCGAGTTCGGCACGAACTGGGCGAGCTACTCCCGCTTCGTGGGCGACGTGTTCGGCAGTCCGCTGGCCGCCGAGGGCGTCTTCTCCTTCTTCCTGGAATCGACCTTCCTCGGCGTCGTGCTCTTCGGCCGCGAGCGCGTGAGCCCGCGCTTCTACTTCCTCTCCATCTGCCTCGTGGCCTTCGGCGCCCACCTCAGCGCCCTCTGGATCATCGTCGCGAACTCCTGGCAGCAGACCCCGGCCGGCTTCCAGGTCGTCGGCGAGGGACTCAAGGCCCGCGCCGAGATCACGAGCTTCGCGCAGATGGTGTTCAACCCCTCCAGCGTCGCGCGCTACACCCACGCGGTCGGCGGAGCCTGGCTGGCCGGCGCCTTCATGCCCGTGAGCCTGGGCGCCTACTACCTGCTGGGCAGGCGCCACGAGGACTTCGCGAAGGCCTCGCTCAAGCTCGGCCTCGCCTTCGCGCTCTTCGCGGGGCTCTTCCAGCTCGGCTCCGGCCACGGAAGCGCCGTGGGCGTGACGAAGAACCAGCCGGCGAAGCTCGCCGCCTTCGAAGGCCTCTACGAGACCCGGACCTGGGCGCCGCTCTACGCCTTCGGCTGGGTGGACGAGAAGAACGAGCGCGTCCTCGGCCTCCCCCTCCCGGGGATGCTCAGCGCGCTGGTGCACTTCGACCCGCGCAAGGGCGTGACCGGCCTGCGGGAGTTCCCGGCCGAACTGCGCCCTCCGGTGCAGGCGGTCTTCCAGAGCTACCATCTGATGGTCGGGCTCGGGATGCTGATGCTCGCTCTCGCCGCCGCCGGCGTCTTCTTCTGGCGGCGCGGGACGCTGTGGACCCATCGCCCGCTCCTCATGGCCCTCGTCCCCGCGTTCCTGCTCCCGCAGCTCGCCAACCAGGCGGGCTGGGTCTCGGCCGAGGTCGGCCGCCAGCCCTGGATCGTCTACGGGCTTCTGAAGACTTCGGACGGCCTCTCGAAGGTCGTCTCCGGGGGACAGATCCTCTTCTCCCTCCTCATGTTCGCGGTGCTCTACTCGCTGATGTTCGCGCTCTTCCTGCGGGTACTGTGGGAGAAGATCCAGCACGGCCCGGAGGGAGCGTGA
- a CDS encoding radical SAM protein, producing the protein MRVALVLCPQWDLRFAPLAPALLTAALKERGHEAEFFDLNQEMTLLARAAGDPDFEQAPTFESRWSDPAFVHERVLPGYRESLEAAAARLLAGGTRVVGFSVFFSNRVLSLELAAMLKRREPGVRVVFGGPSCVRLEEAASCLRTGFVDAVFLGEADRSFPDFVDALARTGKPEGALGVLLAGESARWAPGGESVADLDALPFADFSGHRLGRYDGRTIHLSRGCINRCAFCVTGRGEGYRCRSGARVAEELEGLLAGGGGATFFFCDSILNGSLRELEAFRAGVRGRRLEPLWGGYAAARREMTPELLSGLREAGCRFLLYGVESGSAKVLREMGKPAAPELNARVLRDTAAAGIQSVVTLMVGFPSETEEDFGETLSFVRANARSIGMLAPSLFAVDELVDRGGDWGLVPGGDFVRWSTRDGRNAFETRVSRLERLFAAAAACGVRIDFEARVGAAGMQSLFERGL; encoded by the coding sequence GTGAGGGTCGCCCTCGTCCTCTGTCCTCAGTGGGACCTCCGCTTCGCGCCCCTCGCGCCGGCCCTCCTCACCGCGGCGCTCAAGGAGCGCGGCCACGAAGCGGAGTTCTTCGATCTCAACCAGGAGATGACCCTGCTCGCCCGCGCCGCGGGCGACCCGGATTTCGAGCAGGCCCCCACCTTCGAATCCCGCTGGAGCGACCCCGCCTTCGTGCACGAGCGCGTCCTCCCCGGCTACCGGGAGTCCCTCGAGGCGGCCGCGGCGCGTCTGCTCGCGGGGGGGACCCGCGTCGTCGGCTTCTCCGTCTTCTTCTCCAACCGCGTGTTGAGCCTGGAACTGGCGGCGATGCTCAAGCGGCGGGAGCCCGGCGTCCGGGTCGTCTTCGGCGGGCCCTCGTGCGTCCGACTCGAAGAGGCCGCGTCCTGCCTGCGGACCGGCTTCGTGGACGCCGTCTTCCTGGGCGAGGCCGACCGGAGCTTCCCCGACTTCGTGGACGCTCTCGCGCGGACGGGGAAGCCGGAGGGGGCGCTCGGGGTGCTGCTGGCCGGCGAGTCCGCCCGCTGGGCGCCGGGCGGGGAAAGCGTCGCGGACCTTGACGCCCTGCCCTTCGCCGACTTCTCCGGCCATCGGCTCGGCCGCTACGACGGACGGACGATCCATCTGAGCCGCGGCTGCATCAACCGCTGCGCCTTCTGCGTCACGGGGCGCGGAGAAGGCTACCGCTGCCGCTCCGGCGCGCGCGTCGCCGAGGAGCTCGAGGGGCTCCTCGCGGGCGGGGGCGGCGCGACCTTCTTCTTCTGCGACTCCATCCTCAACGGCTCCCTGCGCGAGCTCGAGGCCTTCCGCGCCGGGGTCCGCGGGCGGCGCCTCGAGCCGCTCTGGGGGGGCTACGCCGCGGCGCGTCGGGAGATGACGCCGGAGCTCCTCTCCGGTCTGCGTGAGGCGGGCTGCCGCTTCCTCCTTTACGGCGTGGAGAGCGGCTCGGCGAAGGTCCTGCGCGAGATGGGCAAGCCCGCGGCCCCCGAGCTCAACGCCCGCGTGCTGCGCGACACCGCGGCGGCCGGCATCCAGAGCGTCGTCACGCTCATGGTCGGCTTCCCGAGCGAGACCGAGGAGGACTTCGGAGAGACCCTCTCCTTCGTGCGGGCCAACGCGCGGAGCATCGGCATGCTCGCCCCCTCGCTCTTCGCCGTCGACGAGCTCGTCGATCGCGGGGGAGACTGGGGCCTCGTCCCCGGGGGGGACTTCGTGCGCTGGAGCACGCGCGACGGCCGCAACGCCTTCGAGACGCGCGTGAGCCGCCTCGAGCGCCTCTTCGCCGCCGCGGCGGCTTGCGGCGTGCGCATCGACTTCGAGGCGCGCGTCGGCGCCGCGGGGATGCAGTCCCTCTTCGAACGCGGGCTCTGA